TGGCTTTCAGCCCGAGCAAGTCCCCGAGCACGGAGCTCGTGTCCTGGCCGAGCGCGCGCCCCGCCCAGCGCGTACGGCCGGGGGTGCGGGTGAGCCGGGGCTGGAGCGCGGGCAGCTCGAGCCGACCCCCGTCCACCTGCACGGGCTCGTAGAGCCCGCGCGCCTGAAAGTGCGGGTCGGCGCGCATGTCGGCCGCGTCGTAGATGGGCCCGCACGGCACCGAAGCCTCCACGAGCGCGTCCACCACCTGGCCCACCGTCCGCTGCTCCGTCCACGCGCCGATGATCGCGTCGAGTGTCTCGGCGTGAGACACTCGCGACGGATTGTCACGGAAGCGGGGATCGTGCGCGAGCTCAGGCTGCCCGATCGCGCCCATCAGCCGGGCGAAGACCGTCTCGCCGTTGGCGCCGATGACGACGTGCTTGCCACCCGCGCACGGGTAGAGGCTCGACGGAACGATCCCGGTGAGCGACTTGCCCGAGGGCTGCCGCACCGCGCCCGCACCCGAGTGCTCCGGGACGACCGCCTCGAGCAACGCGAACACCGACTCGTAGAGCGCGGTGTCGATCACCTGCCCGCGTCCGCTCTGCTGCCGCTCGAGCAGCGCCACCAGGACCCCGAGCGCGGTGTGGAGCCCGGCCACGGTGTCGCCGAGGCTCAGGTTCGGGCGCACCGACGGCTCGCCCGGGTGGCCGGTGAGGTGACGCAGCCCGCCGATCGCCTCGGCCACGGACGCGTAGCCGGGTCGATCGCGATAAGGGCCGGTCTGCCCGTAGCCGGAGACCCGGGCGTAGATGAGCGACGGCTTCTCGGCCTCGAAGACCTCGGGCCCCAGGCCCCAGCGCTCCATGGTGCCGGGCCGGAAGTTCTCGACGATCACGTCGCACTCGAGCGCGAGCCGCTTGGCGAGCGCGCGGCCCTCTTCCTGGCGGAGATCGAGCGCCACGCAGCGCTTGTTGCGCCCGATCGAGCGCCACCAGTACGAGGTGCCGCCCTCGTCGAGCACCCGCCACGAGCGGATCGGATCTCCGGCGGGGGGCTCCACCTCGATCACCTCGGCCCCGAACCAGCCGAGCAGGGTCGCGGCCCAGGG
This window of the Sandaracinaceae bacterium genome carries:
- a CDS encoding CoA transferase, which produces MSDEDDSPPQGPLAGLRVLELGQLLAGPWAATLLGWFGAEVIEVEPPAGDPIRSWRVLDEGGTSYWWRSIGRNKRCVALDLRQEEGRALAKRLALECDVIVENFRPGTMERWGLGPEVFEAEKPSLIYARVSGYGQTGPYRDRPGYASVAEAIGGLRHLTGHPGEPSVRPNLSLGDTVAGLHTALGVLVALLERQQSGRGQVIDTALYESVFALLEAVVPEHSGAGAVRQPSGKSLTGIVPSSLYPCAGGKHVVIGANGETVFARLMGAIGQPELAHDPRFRDNPSRVSHAETLDAIIGAWTEQRTVGQVVDALVEASVPCGPIYDAADMRADPHFQARGLYEPVQVDGGRLELPALQPRLTRTPGRTRWAGRALGQDTSSVLGDLLGLKANDLERLRRDGIIR